In Oryzias latipes chromosome 15, ASM223467v1, the following proteins share a genomic window:
- the herc4 gene encoding probable E3 ubiquitin-protein ligase HERC4 isoform X2, which yields MLCWGNASYGQLGLGGIDEEIVVEPRKCEFFHGKRVRDVGCGRRHTAFLLEDGTVYTCGCNDLGQLGHEKSRKKPEQVVALDAQIIVALSCGESHTLALNDKGQVFSWGLGSDGQLGLNNFEECIRVPRNIKSLSDVQVAQVACGYWHSLALSKGGHIFSWGQNRYGQLGLGMTGQSISVPQHLQSLQGIPFAQIAAGGAHSFALTLSGAVFGWGRNKFGQLGLNDTNDRCFPALLKALRSQRVIYISCGEDHTAALTKEGGVFTFGAGGYGQLGHNSTNHEVNPRKVFELMGNVVTQIACGRQHTLAFTPSSGKMDSFGLGGNGQLGTRSTCNRKSPAPVKGPWASSSASSDSDIGESCVVNRIYAGGDQSFAHYSSSSNEQMMESDRIQGLHRRICTVNEDVLQTWLNQPAGRLPLEMSKEIDLIFSSASCINGSFLSSSHPDHFSTSSKCSGVDMNTARLLLHKVTQKEHREISEQVAASLEKNLIPRLSPSPPDIEALRLYLTLPESPLFWDRNNFVTITIPFAKSVVSLKEAPLKVLGNWWSTLEPPVFQRLVDLYRDVVLYLLQMHKVGIPSVESRIFTCFLDTSLRLLELLHKVNERAGQIIRYDKFYIHELDELIDIRHDYVTWIQRQMYPLGHDGVVTLCKYPFVFDAQAKTTLLQTDAVIQMQMAVDQAQLQNFSSMFMPAVESVNPCLILIVRRENIVGDTMEVLRKSKNVDYKKPLKVIFVGEDAVDAGGVRKEFFLLIMKELLDPKYGMFRYHEDSRLIWFSNKTFEDIDLFNLIGLICGLAIYNLTIVELHFPLALYKKLLKKKPTLDDLKELMPDVGRSLQQLLDYTEDDVEETFCLNFTITEENYGATEVHELVPNGEELSVNKGNRQDFVNAYVDYVFNSSVASLFECFYSGFHKVCGGKVLELFQPSELQAMVIGNTNYDWTELEKSTEYKGEYWAEHPTIKLFWEVFHELPLEKKKQFLLFLTGSDRIPILGMKSLKLVIQPTGGGEQFLPVAHTCFNLLDLPKYTSPEALREKLLQAIDHNRGFNLA from the exons ATGCTCTGCTGGGGAAACGCCTCCTACGGTCAGCTCGGCTTGGGAGGGATTGACGAAGAGATTGTGGTGGAGCCGCGAAAATGTGAATTCTTCCACGGGAAGCGGGTGCGGGACGTGGGGTGTGGGCGCAGACACACCGCTTTCCTGCTGGAGGACGGGACCGTGTACACCTGCGGCTGCAACGACCTGGGGCAGCTGGGACACGAGAAGTCCAGGAAGAAACcag AACAAGTGGTGGCCCTGGACGCGCAGATCATCGTGGCTCTGTCGTGCGGGGAGTCTCACACGCTCGCTCTGAACGATAAAGGACAGGTGTTCTCCTGGGGTCTCGGCTCGGATGGACAGCTGGGTTTAAATAACTTTGAAGAATGTATTCGAGTACCCAG GAACATCAAGAGTTTGTCAGATGTTCAGGTGGCTCAGGTAGCCTGTGGGTACTGGCACTCGCTGGCTCTGTCCAAAG GGGGCCACATCTTCTCTTGGGGTCAGAACCGATACGGTCAACTTGGGCTTGGAATGACCGGACAGAGCATCTCCGTGCCTCAGCACCTCCAGTCTCTGCAGGGCATTCCTTTCGCTCAGATAGCAGCAGGGGGCGCTCACAGCTTCGCCCTGACGCTCTCAGGAGCCGTGTTTGGCTGGGGCCGCAACAAGTTTGGCCAGCTGGGTCTGAACGACACCAACG ATCGctgtttccctgctctgctgaaGGCCCTGAGATCTCAGAGAGTGATCTACATCAGCTGTGGGGAGGATCACACCGCGGCTCTGACCAAG GAAGGAGGAGTCTTCACCTTTGGAGCGGGGGGTTACGGCCAACTTGGGCACAACTCCACAAACCACGAGGTCAATCCCAGAAAGGTGTTTGagctcatgggaaatgtagtcaCTCAGATAGCGTGTGGAAG GCAGCACACGCTGGCCTTCACCCCCTCCTCGGGGAAGATGGACTCCTTCGGTCTGGGAGGGAACGGGCAGCTCGGCACGCGCTCTACCTGTAACAggaaaagccccgcccccgtTAAAGGTCCATGGGCGTCTTCCAGTGCTTCATCCGATTCAG ACATTGGGGAGAGCTGCGTGGTCAACAGGATTTATGCAGGAGGAGACCAGAGTTTTGCTCACTATAGCAGCTCCAGT AACGAGCAGATGATGGAGTCTGACAGGATTCAGGGTCTCCACAGGAGGATCTGCACCGTAAACGAAGACGTGCTTCAGACGTGGCTCAACCAACCAGCAGGAAGACTCCCGCTCGAAATGTCAAA GGAGATCGACCTGATTTTTTCCTCTGCCAGCTGCATCAACGGATCCTTCCTGTCAAGCAG CCATCCGGATCACTTCAGTACCAGCAGCAAATGCTCTGGAGTGGACATGAACACGGCTCGCCTGCTGCTCCACAAAGTCACCCAGAAAGAGCATCGCGAGATCAGCgagcag GTAGCTGCCAGTCTGGAGAAGAACCTGATCCCCAGACTCAGTCCTTCTCCTCCGGACATCGAAGCCCTCAGACTGTACCTCACCCTTCCAGAGAGTCCTCTCTTCTGGGACCGAAACAACTTTGTCACCATCACCATACCGTTTGCCAAAAGTGTTGTGAGTCTGAAAGAGGCGCCGCTGAAGGTTCTAG GAAACTGGTGGTCGACCTTGGAGCCCCCCGTGTTTCAGCGCTTGGTAGATTTATACCGGGACGTGGTGTTGTACCTTCTCCAGATGCACAAAGTTGGGATTCCCTCGGTAGAGTCCAGGATCTTCACCTGCTTCTTGGACACTTCCTTAAGGCTCCTGGAGCTCCTGCACAAA GTGAACGAGAGAGCCGGTCAGATCATCCGGTACGATAAATTCTACATCCATGAGCTGGACGAGCTGATAGACATCAGACATGACTATGTGACGTGGATCCAGAGGCAGATGTACCCTCTG GGTCACGACGGTGTGGTGACTCTCTGCAAGTACCCCTTTGTCTTTGACGCCCAAGCTAAAACAACCCTGCTTCAAACGGATGCCGTCATCCAGATGCAG ATGGCGGTTGATCAGGCCCAGTTACAGAACTTCAGCTCCATGTTCATGCCTGCTGTGGAGTCGGTCAACCCGTGTCTCATCCTCATCGTCCGAAGGGAGAACATCGTTGGAGACACGATGGAGGTTCTCAGGAAGTCAAAGAATGTGGACTACAAGAAACCGCTGAAG GTGATCTTTGTGGGGGAGGACGCCGTGGATGCAGGCGGGGTGAGGAAAGAGTTCTTCCTCCTGATCATGAAGGAGCTGCTGGATCCCAAATACGGGATGTTCCGTTACCACGAGGATTCCAGGCTCATCTGGTTTTCAAACAAG ACTTTCGAGGACATTGACCTGTTTAACCTCATCGGGCTCATCTGCGGCCTGGCCATCTACAACCTGACCATCGTGGAGCTCCACTTCCCTTTGGCGCTCTACAAGAAGCTCTTGAAGAAGAAGCCAACGCTGGACGACCTGAAAGAGCTGATGCCAGACGTGGGGAG gagtctgcagcagctgctggactACACGGAGGATGACGTGGAGGAAACCTTCTGCCTGAATTTCACT ATCACAGAGGAAAACTACGGAGCCACAGAAGTTCATGAGCTGGTTCCAAATGGAGAAGAGCTCAGTGTGAACAAAGGCaacag GCAGGACTTCGTGAACGCCTACGTGGATTACGTCTTCAACTCGTCCGTGGCGTCGCTCTTCGAGTGCTTCTACTCAGGTTTCCACAAAGTGTGTGGCGGGAAAGTGTTGGAGCTGTTCCAGCCGAGCGAACTGCAGGCCATGGTCATCGGGAACACGAACTACGACTGGACAGAACTTGAAAAG AGTACCGAGTACAAAGGGGAGTACTGGGCTGAACATCCAACCATCAAACTCTTCTGGGAGGTCTTCCATGAACTTCCGTTGGAGAAGAAGAAGCAGTTTCTCT TGTTCCTCACAGGAAGTGACCGCATTCCCATCTTGGGCATGAAGAGCCTCAAACTGGTGATCCAGCCCACGGGTGGAGGGGAGCAGTTCTTACCTGTAGCCCACACCTGCTTCAACCTGCTGGACCTTCCCAAGTACACGAGTCCGGAAGCGCTCCGCGAGAAGCTTTTACAGGCCATAGATCACAACCGAGGCTTCAATCTGGCGTGA
- the herc4 gene encoding probable E3 ubiquitin-protein ligase HERC4 isoform X1, with protein sequence MLCWGNASYGQLGLGGIDEEIVVEPRKCEFFHGKRVRDVGCGRRHTAFLLEDGTVYTCGCNDLGQLGHEKSRKKPEQVVALDAQIIVALSCGESHTLALNDKGQVFSWGLGSDGQLGLNNFEECIRVPRNIKSLSDVQVAQVACGYWHSLALSKGGHIFSWGQNRYGQLGLGMTGQSISVPQHLQSLQGIPFAQIAAGGAHSFALTLSGAVFGWGRNKFGQLGLNDTNDRCFPALLKALRSQRVIYISCGEDHTAALTKEGGVFTFGAGGYGQLGHNSTNHEVNPRKVFELMGNVVTQIACGRQHTLAFTPSSGKMDSFGLGGNGQLGTRSTCNRKSPAPVKGPWASSSASSDSDAGEAADTGAPSGPDIGESCVVNRIYAGGDQSFAHYSSSSNEQMMESDRIQGLHRRICTVNEDVLQTWLNQPAGRLPLEMSKEIDLIFSSASCINGSFLSSSHPDHFSTSSKCSGVDMNTARLLLHKVTQKEHREISEQVAASLEKNLIPRLSPSPPDIEALRLYLTLPESPLFWDRNNFVTITIPFAKSVVSLKEAPLKVLGNWWSTLEPPVFQRLVDLYRDVVLYLLQMHKVGIPSVESRIFTCFLDTSLRLLELLHKVNERAGQIIRYDKFYIHELDELIDIRHDYVTWIQRQMYPLGHDGVVTLCKYPFVFDAQAKTTLLQTDAVIQMQMAVDQAQLQNFSSMFMPAVESVNPCLILIVRRENIVGDTMEVLRKSKNVDYKKPLKVIFVGEDAVDAGGVRKEFFLLIMKELLDPKYGMFRYHEDSRLIWFSNKTFEDIDLFNLIGLICGLAIYNLTIVELHFPLALYKKLLKKKPTLDDLKELMPDVGRSLQQLLDYTEDDVEETFCLNFTITEENYGATEVHELVPNGEELSVNKGNRQDFVNAYVDYVFNSSVASLFECFYSGFHKVCGGKVLELFQPSELQAMVIGNTNYDWTELEKSTEYKGEYWAEHPTIKLFWEVFHELPLEKKKQFLLFLTGSDRIPILGMKSLKLVIQPTGGGEQFLPVAHTCFNLLDLPKYTSPEALREKLLQAIDHNRGFNLA encoded by the exons ATGCTCTGCTGGGGAAACGCCTCCTACGGTCAGCTCGGCTTGGGAGGGATTGACGAAGAGATTGTGGTGGAGCCGCGAAAATGTGAATTCTTCCACGGGAAGCGGGTGCGGGACGTGGGGTGTGGGCGCAGACACACCGCTTTCCTGCTGGAGGACGGGACCGTGTACACCTGCGGCTGCAACGACCTGGGGCAGCTGGGACACGAGAAGTCCAGGAAGAAACcag AACAAGTGGTGGCCCTGGACGCGCAGATCATCGTGGCTCTGTCGTGCGGGGAGTCTCACACGCTCGCTCTGAACGATAAAGGACAGGTGTTCTCCTGGGGTCTCGGCTCGGATGGACAGCTGGGTTTAAATAACTTTGAAGAATGTATTCGAGTACCCAG GAACATCAAGAGTTTGTCAGATGTTCAGGTGGCTCAGGTAGCCTGTGGGTACTGGCACTCGCTGGCTCTGTCCAAAG GGGGCCACATCTTCTCTTGGGGTCAGAACCGATACGGTCAACTTGGGCTTGGAATGACCGGACAGAGCATCTCCGTGCCTCAGCACCTCCAGTCTCTGCAGGGCATTCCTTTCGCTCAGATAGCAGCAGGGGGCGCTCACAGCTTCGCCCTGACGCTCTCAGGAGCCGTGTTTGGCTGGGGCCGCAACAAGTTTGGCCAGCTGGGTCTGAACGACACCAACG ATCGctgtttccctgctctgctgaaGGCCCTGAGATCTCAGAGAGTGATCTACATCAGCTGTGGGGAGGATCACACCGCGGCTCTGACCAAG GAAGGAGGAGTCTTCACCTTTGGAGCGGGGGGTTACGGCCAACTTGGGCACAACTCCACAAACCACGAGGTCAATCCCAGAAAGGTGTTTGagctcatgggaaatgtagtcaCTCAGATAGCGTGTGGAAG GCAGCACACGCTGGCCTTCACCCCCTCCTCGGGGAAGATGGACTCCTTCGGTCTGGGAGGGAACGGGCAGCTCGGCACGCGCTCTACCTGTAACAggaaaagccccgcccccgtTAAAGGTCCATGGGCGTCTTCCAGTGCTTCATCCGATTCAG ACGCCGGCGAGGCCGCAGACACTGGCGCCCCCTCTGGACCAG ACATTGGGGAGAGCTGCGTGGTCAACAGGATTTATGCAGGAGGAGACCAGAGTTTTGCTCACTATAGCAGCTCCAGT AACGAGCAGATGATGGAGTCTGACAGGATTCAGGGTCTCCACAGGAGGATCTGCACCGTAAACGAAGACGTGCTTCAGACGTGGCTCAACCAACCAGCAGGAAGACTCCCGCTCGAAATGTCAAA GGAGATCGACCTGATTTTTTCCTCTGCCAGCTGCATCAACGGATCCTTCCTGTCAAGCAG CCATCCGGATCACTTCAGTACCAGCAGCAAATGCTCTGGAGTGGACATGAACACGGCTCGCCTGCTGCTCCACAAAGTCACCCAGAAAGAGCATCGCGAGATCAGCgagcag GTAGCTGCCAGTCTGGAGAAGAACCTGATCCCCAGACTCAGTCCTTCTCCTCCGGACATCGAAGCCCTCAGACTGTACCTCACCCTTCCAGAGAGTCCTCTCTTCTGGGACCGAAACAACTTTGTCACCATCACCATACCGTTTGCCAAAAGTGTTGTGAGTCTGAAAGAGGCGCCGCTGAAGGTTCTAG GAAACTGGTGGTCGACCTTGGAGCCCCCCGTGTTTCAGCGCTTGGTAGATTTATACCGGGACGTGGTGTTGTACCTTCTCCAGATGCACAAAGTTGGGATTCCCTCGGTAGAGTCCAGGATCTTCACCTGCTTCTTGGACACTTCCTTAAGGCTCCTGGAGCTCCTGCACAAA GTGAACGAGAGAGCCGGTCAGATCATCCGGTACGATAAATTCTACATCCATGAGCTGGACGAGCTGATAGACATCAGACATGACTATGTGACGTGGATCCAGAGGCAGATGTACCCTCTG GGTCACGACGGTGTGGTGACTCTCTGCAAGTACCCCTTTGTCTTTGACGCCCAAGCTAAAACAACCCTGCTTCAAACGGATGCCGTCATCCAGATGCAG ATGGCGGTTGATCAGGCCCAGTTACAGAACTTCAGCTCCATGTTCATGCCTGCTGTGGAGTCGGTCAACCCGTGTCTCATCCTCATCGTCCGAAGGGAGAACATCGTTGGAGACACGATGGAGGTTCTCAGGAAGTCAAAGAATGTGGACTACAAGAAACCGCTGAAG GTGATCTTTGTGGGGGAGGACGCCGTGGATGCAGGCGGGGTGAGGAAAGAGTTCTTCCTCCTGATCATGAAGGAGCTGCTGGATCCCAAATACGGGATGTTCCGTTACCACGAGGATTCCAGGCTCATCTGGTTTTCAAACAAG ACTTTCGAGGACATTGACCTGTTTAACCTCATCGGGCTCATCTGCGGCCTGGCCATCTACAACCTGACCATCGTGGAGCTCCACTTCCCTTTGGCGCTCTACAAGAAGCTCTTGAAGAAGAAGCCAACGCTGGACGACCTGAAAGAGCTGATGCCAGACGTGGGGAG gagtctgcagcagctgctggactACACGGAGGATGACGTGGAGGAAACCTTCTGCCTGAATTTCACT ATCACAGAGGAAAACTACGGAGCCACAGAAGTTCATGAGCTGGTTCCAAATGGAGAAGAGCTCAGTGTGAACAAAGGCaacag GCAGGACTTCGTGAACGCCTACGTGGATTACGTCTTCAACTCGTCCGTGGCGTCGCTCTTCGAGTGCTTCTACTCAGGTTTCCACAAAGTGTGTGGCGGGAAAGTGTTGGAGCTGTTCCAGCCGAGCGAACTGCAGGCCATGGTCATCGGGAACACGAACTACGACTGGACAGAACTTGAAAAG AGTACCGAGTACAAAGGGGAGTACTGGGCTGAACATCCAACCATCAAACTCTTCTGGGAGGTCTTCCATGAACTTCCGTTGGAGAAGAAGAAGCAGTTTCTCT TGTTCCTCACAGGAAGTGACCGCATTCCCATCTTGGGCATGAAGAGCCTCAAACTGGTGATCCAGCCCACGGGTGGAGGGGAGCAGTTCTTACCTGTAGCCCACACCTGCTTCAACCTGCTGGACCTTCCCAAGTACACGAGTCCGGAAGCGCTCCGCGAGAAGCTTTTACAGGCCATAGATCACAACCGAGGCTTCAATCTGGCGTGA